Proteins from one uncultured Cohaesibacter sp. genomic window:
- a CDS encoding DUF882 domain-containing protein — MARQASFLTRSRPTTKASHSAKSPFSLLSGHALAGLFVLLCVLMLMMASQANASSRSLRLSNAHTKETATITYKRNGKFDADGLRKLNQFLRDWRRNEKTEMDPALFDLIWEVYKKTGAKQPITVFSGYRSPATNGMLRSRSKGVAKNSRHTMGQAMDFYLPGVPLATIRRVGLQMQAGGVGYYPGSRFIHIDTGNVRHWPRMTRKQLAKVFPDGVTVHVPTDGKPFSGYKQAKVMVDKRKAEMARSTRSVRRFTQYASAAPAAPKKNLTRTQVASLARKEEESKGGLLQTLLRQTPKEPPKPQFSNDEPLGNSDPEAVADELLEESPSAQALLLPQSLSTLPRVRLVESTTISLAEAEPTADTNTDTAVDETTTETDQTPESAPIQFASLPRTRPETLIGVRYQLASAETAPLPAQQQPDAQQTDNTVDTTQPNAAVIEQPAQERASTPVEAIEPVQMASLPRAREQNSTQPQADETLVAVLPQTPTQNSKAMLAQMVGSKEEPTPNRFAYASAGNTFLSTLPSDSPRENANKSGPAQAIEQQQASLASSLDTAPLPEPRAQASRSDPTPSDNEADQLARLTFAYGPSGMAHFAHIKQPTSTATFARLSRPTPNNLRALVYKPHSMINQGFGHQLAHRLDDMHFEGPAIARLAVRRFN; from the coding sequence GTGGCCAGACAAGCATCATTCCTGACAAGAAGCCGGCCTACAACCAAGGCCAGCCATTCAGCCAAGAGCCCGTTCAGTCTCCTTTCAGGCCATGCCCTGGCAGGTCTGTTTGTGCTGCTCTGTGTGCTTATGCTGATGATGGCGTCACAAGCCAACGCCTCTTCGCGCAGCCTGCGCCTGTCCAACGCCCACACCAAAGAAACAGCCACTATCACCTATAAGCGCAATGGCAAGTTTGATGCTGATGGCCTGCGCAAGCTCAACCAGTTTCTGCGTGACTGGCGCCGCAACGAGAAAACCGAAATGGACCCGGCCCTCTTTGATCTGATCTGGGAGGTTTACAAAAAAACCGGCGCAAAACAGCCAATCACCGTTTTCTCCGGCTACCGTTCACCTGCAACCAACGGCATGCTGCGCTCGCGCAGCAAGGGCGTGGCCAAAAACAGCCGCCATACCATGGGGCAGGCAATGGACTTCTACCTGCCGGGAGTGCCACTGGCAACGATCCGCCGCGTTGGCTTGCAAATGCAGGCCGGTGGCGTTGGTTACTATCCCGGCTCCCGCTTTATCCATATAGATACTGGCAATGTGCGCCACTGGCCCCGCATGACGCGCAAACAGTTGGCCAAGGTCTTTCCAGACGGAGTGACCGTGCATGTGCCGACCGATGGCAAGCCATTCTCTGGCTATAAGCAGGCCAAGGTTATGGTAGATAAGCGCAAGGCGGAAATGGCCCGTTCAACGCGTTCGGTCCGGCGCTTTACGCAATATGCCTCCGCAGCACCTGCTGCACCGAAGAAAAACCTGACCCGCACGCAAGTCGCCTCTCTGGCGCGCAAGGAAGAGGAAAGCAAGGGCGGCCTCTTGCAAACGCTCCTTCGGCAAACGCCCAAGGAGCCACCAAAGCCGCAGTTCTCCAACGACGAACCTTTGGGCAATTCCGATCCGGAAGCCGTGGCCGACGAATTGCTTGAGGAATCCCCATCGGCGCAGGCCCTGCTCCTGCCGCAAAGCCTCTCCACCCTGCCAAGAGTGCGCCTTGTTGAAAGCACGACCATTAGCTTGGCCGAAGCGGAACCAACAGCTGATACCAACACAGACACGGCGGTTGACGAAACAACAACCGAGACTGACCAGACGCCAGAGAGTGCGCCAATCCAGTTTGCGTCCCTACCGCGCACCAGACCGGAAACACTTATCGGCGTCCGCTATCAGCTTGCCAGCGCAGAAACTGCGCCCCTACCGGCACAGCAACAGCCGGACGCACAACAAACGGACAACACCGTCGATACCACTCAGCCTAACGCGGCTGTAATCGAGCAGCCCGCACAGGAACGCGCGTCCACACCAGTTGAAGCGATTGAACCGGTCCAGATGGCTTCGCTCCCCCGAGCACGCGAGCAGAATTCAACTCAGCCGCAAGCTGACGAAACACTCGTCGCAGTCCTGCCACAAACACCGACACAAAATTCGAAAGCAATGCTTGCCCAAATGGTTGGCAGCAAGGAAGAGCCCACGCCGAACCGCTTTGCCTACGCTTCGGCTGGCAACACATTCTTGTCTACGCTGCCATCGGACAGCCCAAGAGAAAATGCTAACAAATCCGGCCCGGCCCAAGCGATTGAACAGCAACAGGCAAGCCTTGCCAGCTCGCTTGATACAGCCCCTCTGCCAGAACCCCGAGCACAGGCTTCCCGCTCTGACCCCACCCCGTCAGACAATGAAGCCGATCAACTTGCACGCCTGACCTTTGCCTATGGCCCGTCTGGAATGGCTCACTTTGCCCATATCAAACAGCCAACCAGCACGGCAACATTCGCCCGCCTGTCACGCCCGACGCCGAACAATCTGCGCGCGCTTGTCTACAAGCCGCACAGCATGATCAATCAGGGCTTTGGACATCAACTGGCCCACAGACTTGATGACATGCATTTTGAAGGCCCGGCCATCGCCCGCCTTGCTGTGCGTCGCTTCAATTGA
- the arsH gene encoding arsenical resistance protein ArsH has translation MLLHAIDHSYLASPSDDGHPPRILLLYGSLRKRSFSRLVAYEAARLLTALGAECRLFDPAGLPLPDDADASHPKVQELRDLSSWAEGMVWVSPERHGAMTGIMKAQIDWIPLSLGAVRPTQGKTLALMQVEGGSQSFNAVNQMRILGRWMRMITIPNQSSIAKAFTEFGEDDRIKPSPYYNRIIDVCEELMKFTWMTRSRSDYLVDRYSERVETGQQLIDRVNMKKI, from the coding sequence ATGCTTCTGCATGCCATCGACCACAGCTATCTGGCCAGCCCAAGTGACGACGGCCACCCGCCTCGCATTCTGCTGCTCTATGGCTCCCTGCGCAAACGCTCCTTCTCGCGTCTCGTTGCCTATGAGGCTGCCCGACTGCTCACGGCTCTTGGTGCAGAATGCCGCCTGTTCGACCCCGCAGGGCTCCCCTTGCCCGATGATGCCGATGCAAGCCACCCCAAGGTGCAGGAATTGCGAGACCTCTCGTCCTGGGCAGAGGGCATGGTCTGGGTTTCACCAGAACGCCACGGCGCTATGACAGGCATCATGAAGGCGCAGATCGACTGGATTCCGCTATCACTGGGCGCTGTGCGCCCGACACAGGGCAAGACCCTTGCTCTGATGCAGGTGGAAGGCGGCTCCCAAAGCTTCAATGCCGTCAACCAGATGCGGATTCTGGGGCGCTGGATGCGAATGATCACCATCCCGAACCAATCCTCCATCGCCAAGGCTTTTACCGAATTTGGCGAGGATGATCGCATCAAGCCCTCGCCCTACTATAACCGCATCATCGATGTCTGCGAAGAGCTGATGAAATTCACATGGATGACCCGCAGTCGTTCCGACTATCTGGTTGACCGATATTCAGAACGGGTCGAAACCGGCCAACAGCTGATCGACCGGGTCAATATGAAGAAGATCTGA
- the arsC gene encoding arsenate reductase (glutaredoxin) (This arsenate reductase requires both glutathione and glutaredoxin to convert arsenate to arsenite, after which the efflux transporter formed by ArsA and ArsB can extrude the arsenite from the cell, providing resistance.), whose protein sequence is MTITIYHNPACGTSRNTLEMIRKAGIEPTIIEYLKTPPTRDELVALIDAMPITARDLLRQKGTPYDELGLADPEFTDDDLIDAMMDHPILINRPIVISDKGVNLCRPSEKVMELLPTDIGSFTKEDGEVVTSAKS, encoded by the coding sequence ATGACCATTACGATCTATCATAACCCGGCCTGTGGCACCTCGCGCAACACCCTTGAGATGATCCGCAAAGCCGGTATCGAGCCGACCATCATCGAATATCTCAAAACACCGCCAACGCGCGATGAACTGGTCGCGCTAATCGACGCCATGCCCATCACGGCCAGAGACCTTTTGCGCCAGAAGGGTACCCCCTATGATGAACTGGGACTGGCTGACCCAGAGTTCACTGACGATGATCTGATTGATGCCATGATGGATCATCCGATCCTCATCAACAGACCAATAGTCATCAGCGATAAGGGTGTCAATCTGTGCCGCCCGTCAGAAAAGGTCATGGAGCTTCTCCCCACTGATATTGGCAGCTTCACCAAGGAAGACGGTGAAGTGGTAACGTCCGCAAAAAGCTAG
- a CDS encoding SPFH domain-containing protein has product MDITGFDIFVIVLVVLFILILLAGVKTVPQGYNFTIERFGAYKRTLKPGLSLIVPFIDRIGARMNMMEQVLDVPSQEVITRDNASITSDGVAFYQVMSAADAAYEVNNLEQALLNLTMTNIRTVMGSMDLDELLSNRDEINSRLLHVVDEAAAPWGVKISRIEIKDINPPTDLVEAMGRQMKAEREKRASILEAEGDRQSAILRAEGEKQGKILQAEGERQAQFLAAEARERVAEADAKATEVVSKAIAEGDIQAVNYFVASKYVDTLGEVVKAPNQKVVMLPLEATSILGALGGIGELSKQVFGKDGTPPARSGRVPTVKED; this is encoded by the coding sequence GTGGATATTACGGGATTTGATATTTTTGTTATCGTCCTGGTGGTGTTGTTCATTCTCATCCTGCTTGCAGGGGTGAAGACCGTACCTCAGGGATATAATTTTACCATCGAGCGGTTTGGCGCCTATAAGCGGACGTTGAAACCGGGGCTGTCGTTGATCGTTCCGTTCATCGACCGGATTGGTGCGCGGATGAATATGATGGAACAGGTCCTTGATGTGCCCAGCCAAGAGGTTATCACGCGTGACAATGCCAGCATCACCTCTGATGGCGTGGCCTTTTATCAGGTGATGAGTGCCGCTGATGCCGCCTATGAAGTCAACAATCTTGAACAGGCACTGCTCAACCTGACCATGACCAACATTCGTACGGTGATGGGCTCGATGGATCTGGATGAATTGCTCTCAAATCGAGACGAAATCAATTCCCGTCTTTTGCATGTCGTTGATGAAGCTGCTGCGCCTTGGGGCGTCAAGATTTCTCGTATCGAGATCAAGGACATTAACCCGCCTACAGACCTTGTGGAAGCCATGGGACGTCAGATGAAGGCTGAGCGCGAGAAACGCGCATCCATTTTGGAAGCTGAAGGGGATAGACAGTCTGCCATTCTCAGAGCCGAAGGGGAAAAACAGGGCAAGATTCTGCAGGCTGAAGGCGAGCGACAGGCACAGTTTCTGGCTGCAGAAGCCAGAGAACGTGTTGCAGAGGCCGATGCCAAGGCGACTGAAGTGGTCAGCAAGGCCATTGCCGAGGGTGACATTCAGGCCGTCAACTATTTTGTCGCCAGCAAATATGTCGATACATTGGGCGAAGTGGTCAAGGCCCCGAACCAGAAGGTCGTCATGCTGCCGCTTGAGGCGACATCCATTCTGGGCGCTCTTGGCGGCATTGGCGAATTGAGCAAACAGGTGTTCGGCAAGGATGGCACGCCACCTGCGCGTTCCGGACGCGTGCCCACGGTCAAGGAAGACTGA
- a CDS encoding NfeD family protein produces MIAHWMVVLGPWFWVVLGVILLVLEILAPGTMFLWFGVAALIVGGLSFVIDFGWQSALILFAVLSLLSVIVGRFILSKTAKSGTDKPLLNDRAQALVGDVYQLDEPIVNGHGRVKVRDSYWRISGPDCPAGSRIKVIGGEGTELEVVLVEPDSQG; encoded by the coding sequence ATGATTGCACATTGGATGGTGGTGCTGGGGCCATGGTTCTGGGTTGTTTTGGGCGTGATATTGCTGGTGCTGGAGATATTGGCGCCGGGAACCATGTTTCTCTGGTTTGGCGTAGCGGCACTGATCGTGGGCGGCTTGTCATTCGTGATCGATTTCGGATGGCAAAGCGCGCTCATTCTGTTTGCGGTTCTGTCGCTGCTTTCGGTCATTGTCGGGCGTTTCATTCTGAGCAAGACGGCCAAGAGCGGCACGGACAAGCCTCTGCTCAATGATCGGGCCCAAGCGTTGGTTGGTGATGTCTATCAATTGGACGAACCAATTGTGAATGGCCATGGCCGGGTCAAGGTACGCGACAGCTACTGGCGTATCTCCGGCCCTGATTGCCCCGCAGGGAGCCGCATCAAGGTGATCGGCGGAGAGGGGACGGAACTCGAGGTCGTCCTTGTCGAACCAGATAGTCAAGGCTGA
- a CDS encoding flagellar motor protein MotB, which yields MAKKKPQGGGGAPDWLVTFSDLMSLLVCFFVLIISFSIQDNEKLQVVAGSMKDAFGVKPVMRKAGMIEIEGMPVRQYIKEVAAVPQENDSDYAQERHDQRTKQGPEANTHDIEKTEIEKPRMFATAAASLRQAWQELPEISELSKHIIIEEQEDGLNIQLVDQDGRSMFAEGSKFPYDFTRRLIVSMAPVLANMPNRIKITGHTTASNVPVNTGYTGWELSADRANAVRSILMEHGLPADQIFGVVGKADSEPLFPNDPYLAANRRISILLMSEAPPLPPTHQP from the coding sequence ATGGCAAAGAAAAAACCACAAGGCGGAGGCGGTGCTCCCGATTGGTTGGTGACTTTCTCCGACCTCATGTCTCTGCTTGTCTGCTTTTTCGTGCTCATCATTTCCTTTTCCATTCAGGACAATGAGAAACTACAGGTCGTTGCCGGCTCCATGAAAGACGCATTCGGCGTGAAGCCCGTCATGCGTAAAGCCGGCATGATCGAGATCGAAGGCATGCCGGTGCGCCAATATATCAAGGAAGTGGCGGCCGTTCCGCAGGAGAATGATTCCGACTATGCTCAGGAGCGACACGACCAGCGCACCAAGCAGGGACCGGAAGCCAACACCCACGATATCGAAAAGACCGAAATCGAAAAGCCGCGCATGTTTGCCACGGCTGCAGCCTCCTTGCGTCAAGCATGGCAGGAGCTGCCGGAAATCTCCGAGCTTTCCAAGCATATCATCATCGAAGAGCAGGAAGATGGCCTGAACATCCAGCTGGTGGATCAGGATGGCCGCTCCATGTTCGCCGAAGGGTCTAAGTTCCCGTATGACTTCACCCGTCGACTGATCGTATCAATGGCACCCGTTTTGGCCAACATGCCCAACCGGATCAAGATCACCGGCCACACGACCGCCTCCAACGTGCCGGTCAACACTGGCTATACCGGCTGGGAACTCTCCGCCGACAGAGCCAACGCTGTGCGTTCCATTCTGATGGAGCACGGGCTTCCCGCAGATCAGATCTTCGGCGTGGTCGGCAAGGCCGATTCCGAGCCTCTCTTCCCTAATGATCCCTATCTGGCAGCCAACCGTCGCATCTCCATTCTGCTGATGAGCGAGGCCCCGCCTCTGCCGCCAACCCACCAACCCTAA
- a CDS encoding KpsF/GutQ family sugar-phosphate isomerase has product MFTQSQGETISPINSAHNTINNEIEGLSALRDALNGPLKAPFQEAISIIQAAKGRVIVTGMGKSGHIARKISATMASTGTPSFFVHPGEASHGDLGMIRDMDVVLAMSWSGETAELASIISYTRRFKVPLIGMSANPNSTLGKQSDIHLCLPKVEEACPHGLAPTTSCILQLALGDTLSIALLESHGFTAHDFKIFHPGGSLGASLQYVRDIMHTGDALPLIAADTRMSEVILIMSQKGFGCVGVLDDNGHLQGMVTDGDLRRNLRDDLLTRPVCDVMTKDPKTLTPDILVPTAIEMLHSAAIMSIFVVEDKRPVGLVHMHDFLRAGVA; this is encoded by the coding sequence ATGTTTACCCAGTCGCAAGGCGAGACGATTTCGCCAATCAATTCGGCCCATAACACCATCAACAACGAAATCGAAGGATTGAGCGCCCTGCGCGATGCTCTGAATGGCCCGCTGAAGGCGCCCTTTCAGGAAGCGATCTCCATTATTCAGGCTGCCAAAGGGCGGGTCATCGTAACAGGCATGGGAAAAAGCGGGCATATTGCACGTAAAATTTCAGCCACGATGGCCTCAACCGGCACCCCGTCCTTTTTCGTCCATCCCGGCGAGGCCAGCCACGGTGATTTGGGCATGATCCGCGACATGGATGTTGTTCTGGCCATGTCCTGGTCCGGCGAAACAGCCGAATTGGCAAGCATCATCTCCTACACCCGCCGCTTTAAGGTTCCTCTGATCGGTATGTCGGCCAATCCGAACAGCACGTTGGGCAAACAATCCGATATCCACCTTTGCCTGCCAAAAGTGGAAGAGGCCTGCCCCCATGGTCTGGCGCCGACCACCTCCTGCATTCTCCAGCTCGCGTTGGGCGATACGCTCTCCATTGCCCTTCTGGAGAGCCACGGCTTCACGGCCCATGATTTCAAGATCTTCCACCCCGGTGGCAGCCTTGGTGCGAGCCTGCAATATGTCCGCGACATCATGCATACCGGCGACGCACTGCCCCTCATCGCGGCAGACACACGCATGAGCGAAGTCATTCTGATCATGTCGCAAAAGGGCTTTGGCTGTGTGGGTGTGCTGGACGACAACGGGCATTTGCAAGGCATGGTCACAGATGGTGACTTGCGTCGTAATCTCAGAGACGATCTATTGACGCGCCCGGTTTGCGACGTCATGACCAAAGATCCCAAGACCCTGACGCCAGACATTCTGGTGCCCACCGCAATCGAAATGCTGCACAGCGCGGCGATCATGTCTATCTTCGTGGTTGAAGACAAACGTCCTGTCGGTCTTGTGCATATGCACGATTTCTTGCGCGCAGGCGTTGCCTGA
- the dmeF gene encoding CDF family Co(II)/Ni(II) efflux transporter DmeF: MHTHHLNQWKHDHVFLDAKASAANEKRVFYVVLLTFVMMLIEISAGILFNSMALLADGWHMATHAGALGLTVFAYRYARNHAKDRKFTFGVGKVEVLGGYTNAILLGIVALFVAYESIDHMINPRNIAFNEAMLVAFLGLLVNIASVWLLGDNHHLGHSHGHSHDHDHHHHHHDTHDDNGDHHHSHDSHAAAHHSHDEHAHGKNHDRNLKGAYLHVLADALTSVLAIAALLMGKLFGWTWTDALMGLVGAALIGHWSFLLIKETGGILLDRVSKMDLADRIKTEIENRADNRVVDLHVWYVGANKYAAIVALVTHYPRAVEHYKEMLATIPELAHTTVEIHQCEGEACIEVSPQDRRA; this comes from the coding sequence ATGCACACTCATCACCTGAACCAATGGAAGCATGATCACGTCTTTCTGGACGCCAAAGCCAGCGCGGCCAACGAAAAGCGCGTATTCTATGTCGTCCTTCTGACGTTCGTCATGATGCTGATCGAGATCTCGGCGGGCATCCTCTTCAATTCCATGGCTCTTCTGGCAGATGGCTGGCATATGGCCACCCACGCGGGAGCGCTGGGCCTGACGGTGTTTGCCTATCGCTATGCCAGAAATCACGCGAAAGATCGGAAATTCACCTTCGGGGTAGGAAAGGTGGAGGTTCTGGGCGGCTACACAAACGCCATCCTTCTGGGCATCGTGGCGCTGTTCGTGGCCTATGAATCCATCGATCACATGATCAATCCGCGCAACATTGCCTTCAACGAAGCCATGCTGGTGGCCTTCCTCGGATTGCTGGTCAATATCGCGAGCGTCTGGCTACTGGGCGACAATCATCATCTCGGGCATAGTCACGGTCATTCACATGACCATGATCACCATCACCACCATCATGATACGCATGATGATAACGGTGATCACCACCATAGCCACGACAGCCATGCGGCTGCCCATCACAGCCACGATGAACACGCCCACGGCAAAAACCATGATCGCAATCTCAAGGGCGCCTATCTTCATGTGCTGGCCGACGCGCTGACCTCTGTTCTGGCGATTGCGGCGTTGCTCATGGGCAAGCTTTTCGGCTGGACATGGACCGACGCCCTGATGGGGCTGGTTGGCGCTGCCCTCATCGGACATTGGTCCTTCCTGCTGATAAAGGAAACCGGCGGCATCCTGCTGGATCGCGTCAGCAAAATGGATCTTGCCGACAGGATCAAAACAGAGATTGAAAACAGAGCCGACAACCGTGTTGTTGACCTCCATGTCTGGTATGTCGGAGCCAACAAATATGCAGCGATCGTGGCACTGGTCACCCACTATCCAAGAGCCGTGGAGCATTATAAAGAGATGCTGGCCACCATTCCCGAACTCGCCCACACCACAGTGGAAATACATCAATGCGAAGGGGAAGCCTGCATTGAGGTGAGCCCGCAAGATCGCAGAGCCTGA
- a CDS encoding outer membrane beta-barrel protein produces MRQILISGLLVSACLPLSPAVGQSLSDSVSNAALRTGYEDNGAVAAEGDGLLLGDDATGVEAEPEPSQRVNRPVQREQGRTGPTSQTVGPYDPLGVRVGQFLFYPSLTLWGELTDNIDSSAVGQEGRTVNPEFELRVESDWMRHSLALSGRAGMTAYDTPHRKPESDQALSAELGLELASETELTLDGSFTRLQEDSSVELNATGQAATYETSLSAGATLDQRLGQLDLQLRGSVEALRYEGESSRDYDTYRLGARVGVPVTDQVMPFVDAEVSRRQYSDANNRQNGNSLRGAIGIEVVNREKLSGEISAGLVAWDPEQAGQSGDTTLFADASLVWSPNGLWTIRGGLETELTSTATAARSVATHRVSASAEYAVLRNLTFTASGDISRESYNGLSRRDWVFDATLNATYSFNRNLQLIASVERSQRESNWVGEDTETNTVRVGLKLQR; encoded by the coding sequence ATGCGGCAAATACTCATCTCCGGCTTGTTGGTTTCAGCCTGTTTGCCTTTGTCTCCGGCTGTGGGGCAGAGCCTCTCTGATTCTGTGTCCAATGCTGCGCTCCGCACCGGCTATGAGGACAATGGGGCAGTCGCTGCTGAAGGGGATGGTCTCCTGTTGGGCGACGATGCCACAGGCGTGGAGGCTGAGCCGGAGCCTTCTCAACGTGTCAATCGTCCGGTCCAGAGAGAGCAGGGCCGCACGGGTCCCACCAGCCAGACTGTGGGGCCTTATGACCCACTTGGCGTGCGTGTCGGGCAATTTCTGTTTTATCCTTCTCTCACCCTTTGGGGCGAGTTGACCGATAATATCGATTCTTCCGCTGTCGGGCAGGAAGGACGGACAGTCAATCCCGAATTCGAACTGAGGGTAGAATCTGACTGGATGCGGCATTCCCTCGCGCTTTCCGGTCGTGCGGGCATGACCGCCTATGATACCCCCCATAGGAAGCCGGAGAGTGATCAGGCGTTGAGCGCCGAGTTGGGGCTCGAGTTGGCTTCCGAAACAGAGCTGACACTGGATGGCTCATTCACCCGACTGCAGGAAGACAGCAGTGTAGAGCTAAATGCCACCGGACAGGCGGCGACCTATGAGACCAGTCTTTCTGCTGGTGCGACCCTTGATCAGCGCCTGGGGCAGCTGGATCTGCAATTGCGCGGATCGGTGGAGGCCTTGCGCTATGAAGGGGAATCCAGTCGTGACTATGACACCTATCGACTGGGCGCACGCGTCGGAGTGCCTGTGACCGATCAGGTTATGCCCTTTGTCGATGCTGAAGTTTCTCGCCGCCAATATAGCGATGCGAACAACCGGCAGAATGGGAATAGCCTACGCGGTGCCATCGGTATCGAGGTTGTCAATCGCGAGAAGCTCTCGGGTGAGATCTCTGCCGGACTTGTCGCCTGGGATCCCGAACAGGCTGGCCAGTCTGGCGATACAACCCTGTTTGCCGATGCTAGTCTGGTCTGGTCGCCAAACGGGCTATGGACCATTCGAGGCGGGTTGGAGACGGAGCTCACTTCAACGGCAACGGCAGCCCGCAGTGTGGCGACTCATCGGGTGAGCGCTTCTGCCGAATATGCTGTCCTGCGTAACCTGACCTTTACCGCAAGCGGTGACATCAGCCGCGAGAGCTATAACGGGTTAAGTCGGCGTGACTGGGTGTTTGATGCGACGCTCAATGCGACCTACTCATTCAATCGCAATCTCCAGCTCATCGCCAGCGTCGAGCGTTCTCAACGCGAAAGCAACTGGGTGGGCGAAGACACCGAGACCAACACCGTTCGTGTTGGCCTCAAGCTTCAGCGCTGA
- a CDS encoding MotA/TolQ/ExbB proton channel family protein, with translation MDIATLIGMVAACGVVVTAILLGGTLGQFIDIPSILIVVGGGLAATLIRFTLGGIGGAIITGGKVAFSGKSANPREMIEKITELADVARKSGPLGLEGVDVDDPVLAKGVQFIADGYEPNFIRESMERERDLYIERLQEGKRFYKQLGDAAPAFGMIGTLVGLVQMLAAMDDPSAIGPAMAIALLTTLYGSLISNIICIPITDKLDAKLDGEDLNQTLIIDGVMQIRENKSPNLIREMLLAYLPEKARNELLDEAA, from the coding sequence ATGGATATTGCAACGCTTATCGGTATGGTTGCGGCATGTGGCGTCGTTGTAACCGCTATCCTTCTGGGCGGCACACTCGGGCAGTTCATTGACATTCCATCCATCCTCATCGTGGTTGGGGGCGGATTGGCTGCTACTCTCATCCGTTTCACACTCGGCGGCATTGGTGGCGCCATCATCACCGGCGGCAAGGTTGCCTTCAGTGGCAAATCCGCCAATCCGCGCGAAATGATTGAAAAAATCACCGAGCTTGCTGACGTTGCCCGCAAAAGCGGCCCTCTTGGCTTGGAAGGTGTCGACGTTGACGACCCCGTGCTGGCCAAGGGAGTGCAGTTCATCGCTGATGGGTATGAACCGAACTTTATTCGCGAAAGCATGGAACGGGAGCGCGATCTCTATATCGAGCGCCTGCAGGAAGGCAAACGCTTCTACAAACAGCTGGGCGATGCCGCTCCGGCCTTTGGCATGATCGGCACGCTCGTCGGTCTGGTGCAGATGCTTGCTGCCATGGATGACCCGTCCGCCATTGGCCCAGCTATGGCGATTGCTTTGTTGACCACCCTGTATGGCTCCCTGATTTCCAACATCATCTGCATTCCCATTACCGACAAGCTCGACGCCAAGCTGGACGGGGAAGACCTCAATCAGACGCTGATCATTGATGGCGTCATGCAGATCCGAGAAAACAAGAGCCCGAACCTCATCCGTGAAATGCTACTGGCCTATCTGCCAGAAAAAGCACGCAACGAACTTCTGGACGAGGCAGCTTAA
- a CDS encoding helix-turn-helix domain-containing protein, which translates to MDTNEATIAFSALSQPTRLDVFRLLIKAGTDGLLSGEMGQMLDVKQNTMSTNLNILLRAGLIRNEREGRSVRYFADMEGIGALVSFLLEDCCGGNAEQCAPIIEATCGPGCTPIPS; encoded by the coding sequence ATGGATACTAATGAAGCAACGATTGCATTCTCGGCTCTAAGCCAGCCCACAAGGCTCGACGTTTTTCGCCTGCTCATCAAGGCGGGTACAGACGGCCTTTTGTCCGGAGAGATGGGACAGATGCTTGACGTCAAGCAGAACACCATGTCGACCAATCTTAACATTCTGCTGAGGGCGGGCCTGATCCGCAACGAGCGGGAGGGACGATCCGTGCGCTATTTTGCTGATATGGAGGGCATTGGCGCACTCGTCAGCTTCCTGCTTGAAGACTGTTGCGGCGGTAATGCCGAACAATGCGCACCGATTATTGAAGCGACCTGTGGCCCTGGCTGCACTCCAATTCCATCTTGA